A window from Synechococcus sp. RSCCF101 encodes these proteins:
- a CDS encoding sulfotransferase family 2 domain-containing protein → MAIFHELKLIHAHNPRCGGTSINKAFASCLNIPPAALTPKKYSYHYLYGLHKTRGNYYELDHLTFAMILDAIPQWVANEYQAFVVVRHPWDRFVSEYTRKITAGCKRFINPLSISFETYCLRFLEKMARVFDSSHPHELRGINHFDACHFLHQYLYAGLDLPESGSTPRPRLIRIQDVNRELPGLCGEHAGAVSAILNRPLNSHRQTIPEERAAQIANLDRSIQSEIETFYAKDYELFGYEPAASKQTLGSAAAD, encoded by the coding sequence ATGGCGATTTTTCACGAGCTCAAGCTGATCCATGCGCACAATCCCCGCTGTGGCGGCACGTCCATCAACAAGGCGTTCGCGAGCTGCCTGAACATCCCACCTGCAGCCTTAACGCCAAAGAAGTACTCATACCATTATCTGTACGGCCTGCACAAAACAAGAGGCAATTACTACGAGCTCGATCACCTGACCTTCGCCATGATCCTCGATGCCATACCGCAGTGGGTGGCAAATGAGTACCAGGCTTTTGTTGTCGTCCGTCACCCCTGGGATCGCTTTGTCTCTGAATACACGCGCAAGATCACAGCGGGCTGCAAGCGCTTCATCAATCCACTCTCCATCAGCTTTGAGACCTACTGCCTGCGCTTCCTCGAGAAGATGGCGCGCGTCTTCGACAGCTCCCATCCGCATGAGCTCCGCGGCATCAATCATTTTGACGCCTGTCACTTTCTACATCAGTATCTCTACGCCGGACTCGACCTCCCCGAGTCGGGCTCGACACCGAGGCCGAGACTCATTCGCATTCAGGACGTGAACCGCGAGCTTCCCGGTCTGTGCGGCGAGCATGCGGGCGCCGTGTCAGCGATCCTGAATCGCCCCCTGAACAGCCACAGACAAACGATTCCGGAGGAAAGAGCCGCACAGATTGCCAACCTGGATCGCTCCATCCAAAGCGAGATCGAAACCTTCTACGCCAAGGACTACGAGCTGTTCGGGTATGAGCCCGCAGCCAGCAAGCAGACCCTCGGCTCAGCTGCAGCGGACTGA
- a CDS encoding exostosin family protein has protein sequence MEAGAITTAAGALPWQSPNRTEGHAADRLLPEVGGPTGGYCAFPWASWIDAQQLQQPCGSTPRAGALPSGPIATVAQHIWIERHAERLRQAGITDCFWSHARRGRTHWGGLRWHPFPLYPVRCGDHPPPPQLPDPSERTWLYSFQGAYDPEHYLTPVRRWIQALPPRPDARVQQRRGWHFQEAVYQEQLRGERIDPGRRQARQREAEAYATTLLQSCFALCPSGSGPNSIRLWEALGYGAIPVILSDTLELPGDPRLWQAASLRLPETPAAVQALPDQLAALRGQPERLRAMQRSGRQLWRRYGPQAFVSDVQAFLQDPDGALMAGALRRLGTDAGRARVLEVRSPAALLEALDGLDAEGADAPPLLIRVRDGRPPELQRLRWLRPMQLVHRRLRRHQPARPWAVGCSSPAVEAIAEAPPTLEQAGDPEALLSQLFDAQDELQRQYLSARRGQQALDAVASELRDQRERLQQALSRLQQERTAMAELIERQARALRRARRLLNHHSGPR, from the coding sequence ATGGAGGCAGGGGCGATCACCACAGCAGCGGGGGCGCTGCCCTGGCAGAGCCCCAACCGCACCGAGGGGCATGCCGCCGACCGGCTCCTCCCGGAGGTCGGGGGGCCGACCGGGGGCTACTGCGCCTTCCCCTGGGCCAGCTGGATCGATGCCCAGCAGCTGCAGCAGCCCTGCGGCAGCACGCCGCGGGCCGGTGCCTTGCCAAGCGGCCCGATCGCCACCGTGGCCCAGCACATCTGGATCGAGCGCCATGCAGAGCGGCTCCGTCAGGCGGGCATCACCGACTGCTTCTGGAGCCACGCCCGCCGCGGCCGCACCCACTGGGGCGGCCTGCGCTGGCACCCCTTTCCCCTGTATCCGGTGCGCTGCGGCGATCACCCACCGCCGCCGCAGCTGCCGGATCCATCCGAGCGGACCTGGCTCTACAGCTTTCAGGGGGCCTACGACCCCGAGCACTACCTCACACCGGTGCGTCGCTGGATCCAGGCCCTGCCGCCCCGCCCCGATGCCCGGGTGCAGCAGCGCCGGGGCTGGCACTTCCAGGAGGCGGTGTACCAGGAGCAGCTGCGAGGAGAGCGCATCGATCCGGGCCGCCGGCAGGCGCGACAGCGCGAGGCCGAGGCTTACGCCACCACCCTGCTGCAGAGCTGCTTCGCCCTCTGCCCCTCCGGCTCGGGGCCCAATTCCATCCGCCTCTGGGAGGCCCTGGGCTACGGCGCGATCCCCGTGATCCTCTCCGACACGCTGGAGCTCCCCGGCGATCCCCGCCTCTGGCAGGCCGCCAGCCTGCGGCTACCCGAAACGCCGGCGGCCGTGCAGGCCCTGCCCGATCAACTGGCCGCCCTGCGCGGGCAGCCGGAACGGCTCAGGGCGATGCAGCGCAGCGGTCGCCAGCTCTGGCGGCGCTATGGACCCCAGGCCTTCGTGAGCGACGTGCAGGCCTTCCTGCAGGACCCGGACGGCGCACTGATGGCGGGGGCGCTGCGGCGGCTCGGAACGGACGCCGGCCGGGCCCGGGTGCTGGAGGTGCGCAGCCCCGCCGCGCTGCTGGAGGCACTGGACGGGCTGGACGCGGAGGGGGCTGACGCCCCGCCCCTGCTGATCCGGGTGCGCGACGGCCGGCCGCCGGAGCTGCAGCGCCTGCGCTGGCTACGGCCGATGCAGCTGGTGCACCGGCGCCTGCGGCGCCATCAGCCGGCCCGGCCCTGGGCCGTAGGGTGCAGCAGCCCTGCGGTGGAGGCCATCGCTGAAGCCCCGCCCACCCTCGAGCAGGCCGGCGACCCGGAGGCACTGCTCAGCCAGCTGTTCGACGCCCAGGATGAACTGCAGCGCCAGTACCTCAGCGCCCGCCGGGGCCAGCAGGCCCTCGATGCGGTGGCCAGCGAGCTGAGGGATCAGCGCGAGCGGCTGCAGCAGGCTCTGAGCCGGCTGCAGCAGGAGCGCACGGCCATGGCCGAGCTGATCGAGCGCCAGGCCCGGGCCCTTCGCCGCGCCCGCCGGCTGCTCAACCACCACAGCGGCCCCCGCTGA
- a CDS encoding glycosyltransferase family A protein, producing MLASPVMSVVMPFRNARRWLPRTLVALAGERSTPFELVAIDDGSSDGSAELVQRLTHSWGPGRVQIHATGGIGVSSARNLGVNRARSPLIAFLDADDPPLPGRLAQPLARLEQESGLAQVLGGWRRIDERGRVINAVRPWQEGAGFSLLQVYGLKAVLPSAWTIRRTVFESVGGFDQRLRHAEDVDLLLRLAAQRHGGAWIEELLVDYRQHPGGATRRWREQIDVILDVMERALPLLPADRRGWGLENAYFTALWCVWKIWCEGAQDDGSEHVLSVLAHARRFCTMPLVRRMPHFLETMARTARYDGMPLDREAFLASPLYRRVVAVLTEPAAC from the coding sequence ATGCTCGCATCACCGGTCATGTCGGTGGTGATGCCCTTCCGGAATGCCCGCCGCTGGCTGCCGCGCACCCTGGTGGCCCTGGCCGGTGAACGGAGCACACCCTTCGAGCTGGTGGCCATCGACGACGGCAGCAGCGATGGCAGCGCCGAGCTGGTGCAGCGCCTCACCCACAGCTGGGGACCGGGCCGGGTGCAGATCCACGCCACCGGCGGCATCGGCGTGTCCTCGGCCCGCAACCTGGGAGTGAACCGGGCCCGCTCGCCGCTGATCGCCTTTCTCGATGCCGACGACCCGCCGCTGCCGGGGCGGCTGGCCCAGCCCCTGGCTCGGCTCGAGCAGGAATCCGGCCTGGCCCAGGTGCTGGGCGGCTGGCGCCGCATCGACGAGCGCGGCCGGGTGATCAATGCCGTGCGGCCCTGGCAGGAGGGGGCGGGCTTCAGCCTGCTGCAGGTGTACGGCCTCAAGGCGGTGCTGCCCAGCGCCTGGACGATCCGGCGCACGGTGTTCGAGAGCGTGGGCGGCTTCGATCAACGGCTGCGCCATGCCGAGGATGTGGATCTGCTGCTGCGGCTGGCGGCCCAGCGCCACGGCGGCGCCTGGATCGAGGAGCTGCTGGTGGATTACCGGCAGCACCCGGGCGGAGCCACCCGCCGCTGGCGCGAGCAGATCGATGTGATCCTCGATGTGATGGAACGGGCCCTGCCCCTGCTGCCGGCCGACCGGCGGGGCTGGGGCCTGGAGAACGCCTACTTCACCGCCCTGTGGTGCGTGTGGAAGATCTGGTGCGAGGGCGCCCAGGACGACGGCAGCGAGCACGTGCTCTCCGTGCTCGCCCATGCCCGCCGCTTCTGCACCATGCCCCTGGTGCGGCGCATGCCCCACTTCCTGGAAACCATGGCCCGCACGGCCCGCTACGACGGTATGCCGCTCGACCGTGAGGCCTTCCTGGCCTCTCCCCTCTACCGGCGCGTCGTGGCCGTGCTCACGGAGCCGGCGGCATGCTGA
- a CDS encoding glycosyltransferase 61 family protein, whose protein sequence is MLTRLEQKSLHDQALLDLVMGHPVRCLRAWRELLLLEPRRVKEHLEVARASLDADALAGLRQRAIALLQALLDGSPGETEVNLLGEVLRGWGDRFLDEAPDRALDAYERAWTCGDHETLAPKLADLYYRQGMEEGAWALAEPRPHPGASPWPELPCPASDCGTCQTLVGLQARERPAPGPQADPSQSWPVQAIRGGAIWVHRHLDPWRQTGAVAVLDANGELQLPLCRLYPHPWAPCRQRPAFERHMAAQLVARTADPRHPKLRRLTGSVLAVADLSAENYFHWQLETLPRLGRCWRHLAPRIPDLRLWHNGGAHPWVHEGLTRLGIPPERRLNADRLPALQADWLLVPEPSPFGAPCAGNLAWLEQFWTVPPPQASGMRTLRRQDQPPAERPAHWIRRGLGPRRPVLGEAAVVARLEGAAGSNAGGTTRQSIRRQLQQVGRAGMVIAPHGAGMANLLAAATDALVVEIVNPAYAPPYFHSTLQRRGCRHLALPAAQTPLPLQELLYESPLAAPIDLGGDHSPAAVWLRNNDLAPSTVG, encoded by the coding sequence ATGCTGACCCGGCTCGAGCAGAAGAGCCTGCACGACCAGGCCCTCCTTGATCTGGTGATGGGCCACCCCGTGCGTTGCCTCCGCGCCTGGCGTGAACTGCTGCTGCTGGAACCCCGCCGGGTGAAGGAGCACCTTGAGGTGGCCCGGGCGAGCCTGGATGCCGACGCCCTCGCCGGACTCCGCCAGCGGGCCATCGCACTGCTGCAGGCCCTGCTGGACGGCTCCCCGGGGGAGACCGAGGTGAACCTGCTCGGAGAGGTGCTGCGGGGCTGGGGGGATCGCTTTCTCGATGAAGCGCCGGATCGCGCCCTCGACGCCTATGAGCGCGCCTGGACCTGCGGCGACCACGAGACCCTCGCCCCGAAACTGGCCGACCTCTACTACCGGCAGGGCATGGAGGAGGGGGCCTGGGCCCTGGCGGAGCCGAGGCCGCACCCCGGCGCCTCCCCCTGGCCCGAGCTTCCCTGCCCGGCCAGCGACTGCGGCACCTGCCAGACGCTGGTGGGACTCCAGGCCCGGGAACGTCCGGCCCCCGGTCCCCAGGCCGATCCCAGCCAGAGCTGGCCTGTGCAGGCCATCAGGGGCGGGGCCATCTGGGTGCACCGCCATCTCGATCCCTGGCGCCAGACCGGTGCCGTGGCCGTGCTCGATGCCAATGGCGAGCTGCAGCTTCCCCTCTGCCGCCTCTACCCCCACCCCTGGGCCCCCTGCCGCCAACGGCCGGCGTTCGAGCGCCACATGGCCGCCCAGCTGGTGGCCCGCACCGCCGATCCCCGCCACCCGAAGCTCCGGCGGCTGACCGGCAGCGTGCTGGCGGTGGCCGATCTCTCGGCCGAGAACTACTTCCATTGGCAGCTGGAGACCCTGCCCCGCCTCGGCCGCTGCTGGCGCCACCTGGCCCCCCGGATTCCCGATCTGCGGCTGTGGCACAACGGCGGTGCCCATCCCTGGGTGCACGAAGGGCTCACCCGGCTCGGCATTCCCCCCGAGCGGCGACTCAACGCCGATCGGCTGCCCGCGCTCCAGGCCGACTGGCTGCTGGTGCCCGAGCCCTCACCCTTCGGCGCCCCCTGCGCCGGCAACCTGGCCTGGCTGGAGCAGTTCTGGACGGTCCCTCCGCCGCAGGCTTCTGGCATGCGCACCCTCCGGCGGCAGGACCAACCGCCGGCCGAACGGCCCGCCCACTGGATCCGCCGCGGTCTGGGGCCGCGGCGGCCCGTGCTGGGGGAGGCGGCCGTTGTGGCGCGCCTGGAGGGAGCGGCAGGCAGCAACGCAGGCGGCACCACACGCCAATCGATCCGCCGGCAGCTGCAACAGGTGGGCCGGGCCGGCATGGTGATCGCGCCCCACGGCGCCGGCATGGCCAACCTGCTGGCCGCCGCCACCGACGCCCTGGTGGTGGAGATCGTGAATCCCGCCTACGCACCGCCCTACTTCCACTCCACCCTCCAGCGCCGCGGCTGCCGCCACCTGGCCCTGCCCGCCGCCCAGACGCCACTGCCCCTGCAGGAGCTGCTCTATGAGAGCCCCCTGGCCGCACCGATCGATCTCGGCGGCGACCACAGCCCGGCGGCCGTCTGGCTGCGGAACAACGATCTGGCCCCCTCCACCGTCGGCTGA
- a CDS encoding glycosyltransferase translates to MPAHAPGAWLLTGNRAARQGQWTEAIRAYGRALLEDPALARVLSGNLERARRAHRACRDEERRQRGPEACSVVVWGSELAHNAAGRVITLAELHRANGHRVEVLGSLFPAWGRELWPPMRGWNLPLASVLVEQEELFFKQAWRLALEHPVDLLHISKPRLPGIVFGLICQLLWGASVLVDVDDEELAFVAADAPLSVDEQKREQGRLPEPDGLMGRRWTRLAVGLAGRFDGVTVSGEALQARYGGRIVRHGRDGRRFAPVSAAGRAEARRRWGLPPRARVVLFFGTPRRHKGLLETARAVAALPDRLEPLFLVVGRFEDPTLLEELEAALPPDRLRCLGDQPLQRGPDLLALADVVLLLGEGPIAAFQTPAKLGDALGAALPVLVSATPPLAPFLERGAVQLAECSDLAGQLERLLADPAARARQGERARAGFEALISHPVVRPELGRAVEGALAAPQDPGTAVLALLESLAPRLAAPFLSRRLLQLARGLPWRSLLQEPREAELVSVVIPAYGDPAELEGCLSCLRGVPAGARWEAIAVLNDRSPESRHVAERYRRADQRIRLVWPEENLHFALGCNLGFAASRGAQLVFLNNDCRVEPGWLARLLAPLAQAAVAAVQPRLIGRDGRVQCLGVGFAAGHPIGHPLGSGWDPQSAEACRPGAVPAVSGACMAVRARDFATVRGFDATYVNGQEDIDLCLRLLERPPRKHCWLAADVSVVHAEGQAPGRYRHVRWNRRCFAGRWAQGSVMAAVQSAAAEPRVCLLAAGSYPNSS, encoded by the coding sequence GTGCCCGCCCACGCTCCCGGCGCCTGGCTCCTGACCGGCAACCGCGCCGCCCGCCAGGGGCAGTGGACCGAGGCGATCCGTGCCTATGGCCGTGCCCTGCTGGAGGATCCCGCCCTGGCGCGGGTGCTCAGCGGCAACCTGGAGCGGGCGCGGCGGGCCCACCGCGCCTGCCGCGACGAGGAGCGGCGGCAGCGCGGCCCCGAGGCGTGCTCGGTGGTGGTGTGGGGATCGGAGCTGGCCCACAACGCCGCCGGGCGGGTGATCACGCTGGCGGAGCTGCACCGGGCCAATGGCCATCGGGTGGAGGTGCTGGGCAGCCTGTTCCCGGCCTGGGGGCGGGAGCTGTGGCCGCCGATGCGGGGCTGGAATCTGCCGTTGGCCAGCGTCCTGGTGGAGCAGGAGGAGCTGTTCTTCAAACAGGCCTGGCGGCTGGCCCTGGAGCACCCCGTGGACCTGCTGCACATCAGCAAGCCGCGGCTGCCGGGGATTGTGTTCGGGCTGATCTGCCAGCTGCTCTGGGGCGCCAGCGTGCTGGTGGATGTGGACGACGAGGAGCTGGCCTTCGTGGCGGCGGACGCGCCCCTGAGCGTGGACGAGCAGAAGCGCGAGCAGGGCCGGTTGCCGGAGCCGGATGGGCTGATGGGCCGGCGCTGGACGCGGCTGGCGGTGGGCCTGGCGGGCCGCTTCGACGGGGTCACGGTGTCCGGCGAGGCTCTGCAGGCGCGCTACGGCGGCCGGATCGTTCGGCACGGCCGCGATGGCCGCCGCTTCGCGCCGGTGTCGGCGGCCGGGCGGGCTGAGGCACGGCGGCGCTGGGGGCTGCCGCCGCGTGCCCGCGTGGTGCTGTTCTTCGGCACGCCGCGGCGGCACAAGGGCCTGCTGGAGACTGCCCGCGCCGTGGCGGCTCTGCCGGATCGGCTGGAGCCGCTGTTCCTGGTGGTGGGCCGCTTCGAGGACCCGACGCTGCTGGAGGAGCTGGAGGCCGCCCTGCCACCGGACCGCCTCCGCTGCCTCGGCGACCAGCCCCTGCAGCGCGGGCCGGATCTGCTGGCGCTGGCCGATGTGGTGCTGCTGCTGGGGGAGGGGCCGATCGCAGCCTTCCAGACGCCGGCCAAGCTCGGGGATGCCCTCGGGGCTGCGCTACCTGTGCTGGTGTCGGCCACTCCGCCGCTGGCTCCGTTCCTGGAGCGGGGTGCTGTGCAGCTGGCGGAGTGCAGCGATCTGGCCGGGCAGCTGGAGCGCCTGCTGGCCGACCCCGCCGCTCGGGCCCGGCAGGGCGAGCGTGCCCGGGCCGGCTTCGAGGCCCTGATCAGCCATCCGGTGGTGCGGCCGGAGCTGGGCCGCGCTGTGGAGGGGGCGCTGGCGGCCCCTCAGGACCCCGGCACGGCTGTGCTGGCGCTGCTGGAGAGCCTGGCGCCAAGACTTGCGGCTCCCTTCCTCAGCCGCCGGTTGCTGCAGCTGGCGCGCGGGCTGCCCTGGCGCAGCCTGCTGCAGGAGCCACGCGAGGCGGAGCTGGTGAGCGTGGTGATCCCGGCCTACGGCGATCCCGCCGAACTGGAGGGATGCCTGAGCTGCCTGCGGGGGGTGCCCGCCGGCGCCCGGTGGGAGGCGATCGCGGTGCTGAACGACCGCAGCCCCGAAAGCCGGCATGTGGCGGAGCGGTACCGCCGGGCCGACCAGCGGATCCGGCTGGTGTGGCCGGAGGAGAACCTCCACTTCGCCCTCGGGTGCAACCTGGGCTTTGCAGCGAGCCGGGGTGCGCAGCTGGTGTTTCTCAACAACGACTGCCGGGTGGAGCCGGGCTGGCTGGCCCGCCTGCTGGCGCCGCTGGCGCAGGCCGCCGTGGCGGCGGTGCAGCCGCGGCTGATCGGCCGCGACGGCAGGGTCCAGTGCCTCGGCGTGGGCTTTGCTGCGGGCCACCCGATCGGCCATCCGCTGGGTTCCGGCTGGGACCCCCAGTCGGCTGAGGCCTGCCGCCCCGGGGCCGTTCCCGCCGTGAGCGGGGCCTGCATGGCGGTGCGGGCCCGGGATTTCGCGACTGTGCGGGGCTTCGATGCCACCTACGTGAACGGCCAGGAAGACATCGATCTCTGCCTGCGTCTGCTGGAGCGGCCGCCGCGCAAGCACTGCTGGCTGGCGGCCGACGTGAGCGTGGTGCACGCGGAAGGCCAGGCGCCCGGGCGCTATCGCCATGTGCGCTGGAACCGCCGCTGCTTCGCCGGTCGCTGGGCGCAGGGAAGCGTGATGGCTGCAGTTCAGTCCGCTGCAGCTGAGCCGAGGGTCTGCTTGCTGGCTGCGGGCTCATACCCGAACAGCTCGTAG
- a CDS encoding calcium-binding protein, with the protein MSTVITGTEVTATDEDLSGDNGRQVEVSGGNGDTTSRIVDFQNVTAGDPVDTGAATSGGGTIASNAPAGAPVIDGVYFNSGAGNDAIAGSGANDFIRAGAGDDIINTGDGDDVVRGGSGSDTITLGGGADTVYYTIDQLDGSTDTVTDFSSDDKISLDSDVSASISGNVITLTGADGRTSTLLLPEGQDYEIDDDGDIVVG; encoded by the coding sequence ATGTCCACCGTCATCACTGGAACTGAAGTCACCGCCACCGACGAAGACCTCTCCGGCGACAACGGCCGCCAGGTTGAAGTGAGCGGTGGCAACGGCGACACCACCTCCCGCATTGTCGACTTCCAGAACGTCACCGCCGGTGACCCCGTCGACACCGGCGCCGCCACGAGCGGCGGCGGCACCATCGCTTCCAACGCCCCCGCCGGCGCTCCGGTGATCGACGGCGTTTACTTCAACTCCGGCGCCGGCAACGACGCCATCGCCGGCAGTGGCGCCAACGACTTCATCCGTGCCGGTGCTGGCGACGACATCATCAACACCGGTGATGGCGACGACGTGGTTCGCGGAGGTTCCGGCAGCGACACCATCACCCTCGGTGGTGGTGCCGACACCGTGTACTACACGATCGACCAGCTGGACGGCAGCACCGATACAGTCACCGACTTCAGCTCCGATGACAAGATCAGTCTCGACAGCGACGTCTCGGCCAGCATCTCCGGAAACGTCATCACCTTGACCGGTGCTGACGGCCGCACTTCCACCCTGCTCCTCCCCGAAGGCCAGGACTACGAAATTGATGATGACGGCGACATCGTCGTTGGCTGA
- a CDS encoding lipopolysaccharide assembly protein LapB, with amino-acid sequence MVQLPTDLAEALTALGEDPGPAGHDPALFERVSRWRLACGDSVEAGRWHLWSLMPPEPEALRPALADLWRNAGDTTAAERSLAGRETWQTVALLLDQGRLDPARTLQEELLASQEPLQEALLMTLAEQWNKQERHRQALELLEPLERHHSTQGSPLAPPFLNLLAHTHRRAGQPLQALQRFQRSLVAQPRQPQVRLHLSQIALDELNRPDLAAQTVQQVLVDDPNHPWATALLRRALRAMGAWGSLLLLRRQDDPAARGWYPLPRGTQRRRRSWLQALEAAGAPTPASRVLRNPPRPVSPGLLPPDSRDWALWGILTVPASRSGVGRCERGRRTHPARAGSGCWAAPIPCSPGPTAWTGWRAPRWRCCSGPPGMDRCWRPWGPWCSAAPCSGQLPVRPARCPGNDSGSSG; translated from the coding sequence GTGGTCCAGCTCCCCACCGATCTCGCCGAGGCCCTCACCGCACTGGGCGAGGATCCGGGCCCGGCGGGCCACGATCCGGCCCTGTTCGAGCGCGTCTCCCGCTGGCGGCTTGCCTGCGGCGACTCGGTGGAGGCGGGGCGCTGGCACCTCTGGAGCCTGATGCCGCCCGAACCGGAGGCGCTGCGCCCCGCCCTGGCCGACCTCTGGCGCAACGCGGGGGACACGACAGCCGCGGAGCGGAGCCTGGCCGGCCGGGAGACCTGGCAGACCGTGGCCCTGCTGCTGGACCAGGGCCGGCTCGATCCGGCCCGCACCCTGCAGGAGGAGCTTCTGGCCAGCCAGGAGCCGCTGCAGGAGGCCCTTCTGATGACACTGGCGGAGCAGTGGAACAAGCAGGAGCGCCACCGCCAGGCCCTGGAGCTGCTGGAACCCCTAGAGCGCCACCACAGCACCCAGGGCAGCCCCCTGGCCCCGCCCTTCCTCAACCTGCTGGCCCACACCCACCGGCGGGCGGGCCAGCCGCTGCAGGCCCTGCAGCGCTTCCAGCGCAGCCTGGTGGCCCAGCCCCGCCAGCCCCAGGTGCGGCTGCACCTCTCCCAGATCGCGCTCGACGAGCTGAACCGGCCCGACCTGGCCGCCCAGACCGTGCAGCAGGTGCTGGTGGACGATCCGAATCACCCCTGGGCCACCGCCCTGCTGCGCCGGGCGCTGCGGGCGATGGGGGCCTGGGGCTCGCTGCTGCTGCTGCGGCGCCAGGACGACCCGGCCGCCAGGGGCTGGTATCCATTGCCCAGGGGCACGCAGCGCCGGCGCCGGAGCTGGCTGCAGGCCCTGGAGGCCGCTGGAGCCCCGACCCCGGCCTCGCGCGTGCTGCGCAACCCACCCCGCCCCGTGTCGCCCGGGCTGCTCCCCCCAGACAGCCGCGACTGGGCTCTCTGGGGGATCCTGACGGTGCCAGCCTCGCGCTCTGGTGTCGGGCGTTGCGAGAGGGGCCGGAGGACGCACCCCGCCCGGGCAGGCTCTGGCTGCTGGGCAGCCCCGATCCCCTGCTCGCCCGGGCCAACTGCCTGGACTGGTTGGAGGGCACCGCGGTGGAGGTGCTGCTCTGGCCCGCCTGGGATGGACCGCTGCTGGAGGCCGTGGGGACCCTGGTGCTCCGCCGCTCCCTGCTCCGGCCAGCTGCCGGTCAGGCCAGCCCGGTGCCCTGGGAACGACTCCGGCAGCAGCGGGTGA
- a CDS encoding tetratricopeptide repeat protein — protein sequence MSDPQADVAELRQRFEAGEAEALLPELRQRFAATPAQPGLLELYRSCLEQLQRWPELVALLDTARTVHGLWPPVSDQVMGLALLRLGEPARGLEHLQRALEEDPDSGWVHYGLGQALLQLDRAEEALAALRRASSLLPGFPWARIEAARLLEDHFQQPLQALLEAEDAHRRAPDNRDVTQLVERLQEAVRWLSLDQALDAGHLAAAEALLADALLAAHPSDAGLNQRVRRTWDLLQERRARQRGSLWTMSDAPEIDLDGVLRELVASELLISDLERAMGLAPAPAPGGG from the coding sequence GTGAGCGATCCGCAGGCCGATGTGGCGGAGCTGCGCCAGCGGTTCGAGGCCGGCGAGGCCGAGGCCCTGCTGCCGGAGCTGCGGCAGCGCTTCGCGGCCACGCCCGCACAGCCAGGCTTGCTGGAGCTCTACCGCTCCTGCCTGGAGCAGCTGCAGCGCTGGCCGGAGCTGGTGGCCCTGCTCGACACGGCCCGCACGGTGCACGGCCTCTGGCCGCCGGTGTCCGATCAGGTGATGGGTCTGGCTCTGCTGCGGCTGGGTGAGCCGGCCCGGGGTCTGGAGCATCTGCAGCGGGCCCTGGAGGAGGACCCCGACTCCGGCTGGGTGCACTACGGCCTCGGCCAGGCGCTGTTGCAGCTGGACCGGGCCGAGGAGGCCCTCGCCGCCCTGCGCCGCGCCAGTTCGCTTCTGCCCGGGTTCCCCTGGGCGCGGATCGAGGCGGCCCGGCTGCTGGAGGACCATTTCCAGCAGCCGCTGCAGGCTCTGCTGGAGGCGGAGGATGCCCACCGCCGCGCTCCGGACAATCGCGATGTGACCCAGCTCGTGGAACGCCTTCAGGAGGCGGTGCGCTGGCTGTCGCTGGATCAGGCCCTCGATGCCGGCCATCTCGCGGCGGCGGAGGCGCTGCTGGCCGACGCGCTGCTCGCCGCGCATCCCAGCGATGCGGGGCTGAACCAAAGGGTGCGCCGCACCTGGGATCTGCTGCAGGAGCGGCGGGCCCGGCAGCGCGGCAGCCTCTGGACGATGAGCGATGCCCCGGAGATCGATCTGGATGGCGTGCTGCGGGAGCTGGTGGCCAGTGAGCTGCTGATCAGTGATCTGGAGCGGGCGATGGGCCTGGCTCCTGCACCAGCTCCAGGTGGCGGTTGA